attgtgttggttgatttctaaggtgcgcaattagtttatcaattaatataatctattgctagtttaggtgctgaatccgtaattgttcaatccacctaatcgaagtggcaactaggtttatcgtttgctgcgtcagaaactttaaatcctaggaaaataatcaactagattaaatgcaacgtcgtacgtttgtgttgtcttgcttcgttggtctttctaattcgtaatgctattgtttaattaaattcgagatcgtatccgaattattaatcaataagggttaattggaatacatgtttttggttaactaatcgtaaggaatgacaggtaaatttaataccacaacgaatatttgaataattaatttgatatttttggtttcgatgatcaatcgtagttccaatggtggatgtgaccgaagaccaaggtttgttaaatcgatttattccttttagattattttactgaatttttaattagcgtttttcattataatttgcattcacttcaaaacccccctttttatttatttgtttcgatttatttgtgacgacatactaatcaaagctcttcgagggaacgatccctactttcctttactatatttttgttgtaggaatttaggatttaatttgggtgtcaacgacagcacgtaccaaattttggcgccgttgtcgaggagtttttaatttgtatgttcatTATGCGATCTTcgaaacaagctagtttacaatttgattcagaaattgaaaagactatAAAAGGGCTGAGGAAAGAAGCAAAAAGGAGACTACAAACACACAGATTTGCTTGTGAAACAGAGGAgaacatggctgaaaatcagactttaagagagcttgtTGCTCCAgatttaaatcaacaaccacactgcattacttttccgaatttagatgttaataccaccttcgaattaaaatctggactaatttatcttttacctatttttcgtggctctgcaggtgaagatccttataaacatttgaaagaatttcatgtggtgtgcaccggaatgaaaccgaatggagtaaccgaagaataaatcaagatgagggcttttccattttctttgaaagatgatgtgcaagattggttgtattatctacttgctggaagtatcactacctggcatgagatgaaaagattatttctgcagaaattttttccagcatcaagagTAGCtagcataaggaaagaaatttgtggCATTAGGCAGCAGAGTGGAgagtctttatacgaatattgggagcgctttaaaaaactctgtgcGAGCTGTCCatatcaccaaattagtgaccagctgcttattcaatatttctacgaaggacttctatcaaatgagagaaatatgattgatgcagcgAGTGatggagcattggctgacaaaacacctgaagcagcccggaatttaattacaaatatggcgtcgaattcacaacaattttggaatagattagaccattcgtcCTGAcgtgtcaatgaggtaaatgtatcttctcttgagagacgacttgatgatctaactactcttgtacgtcaaatggctgtaggaaaaacAGAGGCAACAAAAGTTTATGGAATCTGTTCAGtaggaggacatccaactgatatgtgcccaacacttcaggagGACTGCTCTGAACATGCTAATACAGTGGGCAGACTTTTAGGACAGCAgcagcgaaatcataattataatccttattcgaatACCTACAACTCCGGTTGGAGAGATCATCATAattttcgttatgggaatgcaaatGCGAATCAGCCTTCGAATAATTTTTAACCGTATCAGCAGCCTTATATTCCTAGACAACAGCAACCAACCCAAATTTCtgattcaggtacatctcttgaggatattgttaaaactatggctactaacactgtgaaatttcagCAGGAAACAAGAACCAGCATTCAAAATCTGGagaatcaaatgagtcagatggctactgcaatcagtaggctggaagcacaaaattcaagtaaactGCCATCACAAACTGtggtgaacccaaaggagaatgctagTGCCATAGTGCtgagaagtggaaaagagttAGAGATGCCAATTAAAGAACCACCTGTACCAACACAGCAAGCAGAAAATAGATAAGAAGCGGCAGTAGAAAATAATCTTTCCGAAAAGGTAGCGATaggtaaatatccttctttcagcgaatacaaacctgtttccccttttcctgaagctttaaaactgaagtacgaAAGCAATGCGGATTTATATGACACCTTTCGgaagtgtgaagtcaatattccactgtttgatgcaataaaacaagtgcctcactatgctaaatttttgaaagagttgtGTACAttaaaaaggaagcaaaaactcaaaaagtaTGAAAAgataaaggtaggagaaaatgtttcagctATAATTCGAAAGAGccttcctgaaaaatgcaaagatccaggtatgttttgcatcccttgcacTATAAgaggaacaaaaattgaaaaaaccatgttagatttaggagcatctattaatgtaatgtcatattccatttattctactcttaatcttggacctttagaacaaactggtgtagttattcagttggccgaTAGATCGAATGCATATCCGAAAggattaattgaagatgttcttgttcaggttaatgataaattaatttttccaactgatttttatgttcttgacatggaaaataatgaccaatctgcacctattttgttaggaagaccttttctgaaaacagctaaaacgaaaattgatgttaataaaggcacactgaccatggagtttgatggtgaagctgtccaatttaatatttatgatgctatgaaatattctgatgtggattttcctgtgtattcagttgatttaattgattctctagcgcagaatatacttgatggtgatgatgagtcaaaggtggctaaccataaaaatattttgaaagaaagagatgaatttaaattaatttcagatgtgcagaatGCAGGGACAGAGATGAATGAGTTCAGAGAGTtgaaaaatacaggtaatttattttatattgagctgtcagtgcctaatgaaaaattgttaccttCTATTTTGCAGGCACCAGAGCTAGAGTTGAAatctcttccaaatcacctcaaatatgtgtaccttggaGATGGGGAAACCTTACCAGTGATCATTTCTAGCAAGTTAAATGAGCAGCAAGAAGAGAAACTAGTGCAAATTCCGAAGAAGCTAGAGATTCAGAGCTTAGCGACATTAaaagtatttcaagttaatggcCATAGACTCAAACTGTTTTACAAAAGAGTGCCAGCTAAAAACATCAGAGAAGTGGAGTTGAAAGATCCCGGATAAATAGATGAAGGCATTACGTCGAGCCGACGACTataaacaaaggcgctacttgggaggcaacccaagctttcaatcttattttaattaatgcttaaattttaattttctagacatttgtttttaatttcggtttatgtgtttcaattttagttttaaattttagttttatgatttttggatgtttaattagcaattatgttatgattttaGATTAGGttcgttttaatttatttttatgttactattcaatcatcttcttcctcctgccaGGTTCTAGTGAGCTGTCTGTAAATGTTCATGGGGGAGAAATCTGCATTTTGGTATTCTGGAACTGGGTCATGTGCTTCCGTCAAAAGTCTAGCTTCTGCtttgctattttcttaaattcaagggGGTCATACGACTTAGTGTGATTATAAGGCTAGGTTTATTAGCTTCCAGAGACCATATTCGCCAAACCTACGCTTCACAATTTCTCTCcacctaaaataaaaacctagcagCCCCTTCCTCCATTCTACAACACCATAGTCAGAACCCATTCACAACATCAAAGAATAGCAAAATCCACCCATTAGAGGCCTCTTGCACCAGAGCTGTCATCAAAATCTGAAGAATCCTCCATCAATTGCAACTCTCCATAATTCGAACTACTGTTCCTTTTTCCCAAATCTAGAgaagttttctttcctttttcttttaaatttcagtttttattattattctgttttgtttaaacattgaggacaatgtttggtttaagtgtagGGGAGGgtgtatttgtgttttattttctgcTGTTTACTATTCTATCTTTCAGTTTTCTGTCTTTCAGtcctatatttattttttttttctgctctgTTCTTATGTTTTATCCTTCTGTTCTGCTTTCAGTTTGTTCTGTCtatttgttctatttttttttctgtcagtttttttgttctgtCTTCTTTGTGATATGCTTATTCTGTTAtgcctcaatttttttttgcttcGTTCTGTCTATATTGCTGCTCCttgctggataaagtttgatttttattaatatggcagctagtgtatccttccctgtttttagtcagctaaacagttccattaatctcactttgaatgaattaatttgtatgcatgccttggaatttagccgattcaataggagagcattgtacactgatttgttagattatttaggggtatgcacttaaacaaattttgataattgagtgctcgagtttgtttgaagttaaggtgaatttaattaacccgtgagttttgagccaaaaaagattgaaacattcatatcaatctatattttccttgatgagtgatattctcccatgtgaatatatctctagaacttgctttgaaccgttttgagacctcattgaaatatgcatgcatgaaaatgataaaggcattcttgttcaaaccctttagcttaaaaagccaacctattttaatttccctagttagccccttgagccttacaaaacccttgattctttgtgctaaaaccatattacaaacccaagccttcaagtaaaaatcctcacccaaccatgaaaattagcagggcatttaaactaaaaatttgttgcTGGGTGAATTTGCtatcttgaagaattttaagtgtgggggaaaaggggacttaaattctcttagttattgccttatgttgttatTGTTACTGCCCTATGTTGCTAGCTTTATTatcaattctcttagttattcaagaaaaaaaaaatgctgaaaaagaaaacagaaaagaaaaaaaagaaaaaagaaaagaaagaaagagaaaaaaaaaaaaaaagagaagttgaaaaagagagaagagaaagacaaTAGTAAgtagcaaagaaatgtggtgaatgtcgtggctttagctttacatttttgttccccttaggtgtttaaatgttttattaatattcatggttttaaccttttgtatccattaatcctcacctttacccaaagccccattacaacctaaaataaagtccttttgatttatacatgtatataatctaaatggtggagatttggtgcataagcaagcttatggtaggatgtttgcattggaagaatttgagtgAAACCCCGAACCagtaaacacatgagtgatatgagtgataaccgtgaggagattcaccaaaactttatacatgctttagaatgtgattatcttgatttgtctttgtgcatacttctttgataatgatgtgtgttgatgcttaAATCTTGGTTGGGttgaatcttaaggtatgcacactttttggtatcgtgagaaaagagattgatggaacatttttgtgtttgctttgtttttgtttttgttttactcgaggacgagcaaaagataagtgtgggggaatttgataaggccattaattgttactattttgatttataattcccttgtgttgtgtggaaatttgattcaatctaatggaattacttatctttttgcatttaggaagctttgagcatttttggaataagttgggctaaaaagatgaaaaactggagcagatctattaaaCTAGAAATttcgtgatgctgactaggcgtgggcacgtgaaagatgaaaACAGAATGCGGAAATaaaatctggacgtccagatctgttgcaagggtccactaaatatcaagatttgcttcctagaaaagggataattaccAGTTGGAAAATaggattaattgagatggataaggaaggatatttttggaggaaggatatacattaaaaatacatatcttttcctttctttttgggaagatatgcatcactttgcttggttggattaggagattaggattgactttcaatttccagatttttagtaggaagacaatatatatactcttatttttatttgagaattatcaaccattgtacttagagaattagagagaaaaacatggtctacagtggctgaataatttatcttggttgaagggatctgaaaccatggaactacaatgattgtgagatttatttttattctttaatgcatcttttaattatttgagtattggttatctttctgaattatttttcatgattgtgttggttgatttctaaggtgcgcaattagtttatcaattaatataatctattgctagtttaggtgctgaatccgtaattgttcaatccacctaatcgaagtggcaactaggtttatcgtttgctgcatcagaaactttaaatcctaggaaaataatcaactagattaaatgcaacgtcgtacgtttgtgttgtcttgcttcgttggtctttctaattcgtaatgctattgtttaattaaattcgagatcgtatccgaattattaatcaataagggttaattggaataaatgtttttggttaactaatcgtaaggaatgacaggtaaatttaataccacaacgaatatttgaataattaatttgatatttttggtttcgatgatcaatcgtagttccaatggtggatgtgactgaagaccaaggtttgttaaatcgatttattccttttagattattttactgaatttttaattagtgtttttcattataatttgcattcacttcaaaacccccctttttatttatttgtttcgatttatttgtgacgacatactaatcaaagctcttcgagagaacgatccctactttcctttactacatttttgttgtaggaatttaggatttaatttgggtgtcaacgacaacACGTACCAGGATTATTTGTGGGAATTCTGAGACTGGTAGAATTCAATTATTCTCGTCTGGAATATACATTGACGTGATTGGATTAATTGCTAAAATGTGAAACATTTATGTCATAAACGATGATTGGgaatatagtgaactttcgattctATGTCTTAtgtgatatattttaatttttaatgcacaattgtgacaataaaatgtgtatatatcttattgttggtgttgtgttgcGTATCTCTGTAGTTATGTATTGAAATGCTTCAAAAAACAGAATTAccgatttgaataagggagaaagattgaatggagataattataaaatatggagaatgagaatgcactatatcctagatgaacaaGATGCCTTGGAAGTTGTTAATCAGGTTATGGAAGAGCCCCAGCTGAATGAGGGGCAGAATCCTAATAATGCCCAACATAAGCATGATATGGACGCTTATAAttcctggaaaaagaaagattcaactGCCAGAGGAATACTTATcagctcaatgaatgatgatattgcttatcagTATGAGCAATTTGAAACTACAAATGCTATATGGGTGgcattgaaagaaaagtttggaggaacaaCCGTCTCTAAACTAAGGCAGTTAACCATCAAGTTCGACACATACAAGAAAGTTCCCAATAAGCCGATGAAGCAACATCTAAGGGAAATGTCGAACATGATAACTGAGCTGAAGAAAGCTGGGTATGAAATGACTGATGAACAGCAAGTGCAGGCTGTTATACGATCTCTTCCTGATAGTTAGGAGCACATGAAAGTGAACATGACCCATAATGACAATATCAGGACTTTTAATGTATTGCTCGCCATCTTGAACTAGAAGCTGAGCGCCTAGAGGCTATTGGACCAAATGCTCAAGCATATGTTACTGAGTCTAGTTTGAAGAAGTTTTCTGGCTATAAGAGAAAATGGTAAAAATCtggaaaagggaaagaaatcgTCCAAGGCCCTGTGAACAAAAACAAATGGTTCAAGTGCAAAAGAGGCAAGTGCtatgggaaaagagataagtctAAACTGACCTGTTATAACTGTGGTAACAAGGGTCATTTCACCTGTGAATGCACGGAGCCGAAAaaggtattgttttatcttgtctcaaattgtgagatttatgtttccagTACCGTTTTCTTAGCTGAATCTCATCTTATGTGGACTGTAGATTCAGGAGCCATAAACCATGTAGCTTGTGACAGAGACACTTTCGTAGAATTTCATCGAATACCGAGGAAAAAACAGtggatatatgtaggtaatAATACCAAAGTTGAAGTAAAAGGAATGGGCATATGCAAATTGGTTTTATGCGGTGGTCAAACATTGTACCtacatgatgttttatatgctcTAGAAATTCGATGAAATTTGGTCTCTATAATGGTTCTGTTAAAACtaggatattgttttattttctctgaaGACTTAGTCAAACTTTATTATAACgatatgttttatggatgtggatttatgtctgaaggttttatggtgctggacaccttaaattgtattaatgataatactgttagtttttctttatttgtaacTCCTAATACTCTAgatgtggatgcaaataaatggcatgCTAGATTAGGGCATATTGGCCAAGAAATAATGAATAGACTGGcccgtgaaggtttattaggacctgtcacgaaattagatttatttatttgtgagTATTGTCTAGCAGGAAAAACTAATAGAAAACCTTTTGGTAAAGCTGTTAGAGCTAAAGTTCCTCTACAACTTGTACACTCAGATATTTGTGGCCCTATGAATGTTAGAGCTAGAAAGGagcattctatttcatcactttcatagatgattattcacgttttggttatgtctatttgatctcccataagtcagaagcaatagattgctttagacattatatgaatgaggttgagaatcagttggacaaaagaataaaagccttGAGAACTGATCAAGGTATGAATATTTATCCACCGAATTTAAGCAATTATGTAGTGGAAAAAGAATTATGAGGCAATTAACGATTCCCAAAACTccgcaacaaaatggtgtagtggaGAGACAGAATCGAACActattagaaatggttaggtctatgatggCGCAAGCGAATCTTCCAATTTCGCATTGGGGAGATGTTTTATTGACtgcgacttatatacttaaccaTGTGCCCACTAAGTCAGTAACTTCCAtaccttatgagttatggacaggTAGGAAACCTGAATTAAATATGGTGTGCCCTTGGGGGTTTGTTGCATATATCCATGACACATTCCATAAATTCGGAAAATTGGGTCCAAAAGGcaaaaagtgtatctttataagatactttGAATACTCTAAAGGGTACGTGTTCATAAGAGAGGACTCTGATGGAAGAATGACTGAAATAGAATCTCGAGATGCGacattcatagaaaataaatttcctaaaaagggtgatattgataaaagtgtTCATCTGTATGAAACGAAAGAGGAATGTGGAGAATGTGCATCCCAACGACCATTAGTTGTGTCACAAGAGACGATGTCTCTACCTGTTACAGATAGTAAGAGTAATAAGATAATGCTCCaacctatttcagatagtgggaGCAAAGATCCTCAATTGTGTAGGAACGAACATTCTCGAATCCCCAAGAGacatttcaaaattgaaaatgaagttttcataactaCTCCTCCAGAAGACgatgagcctaaaaatatcaaaaaagctcTATCATCCCTCAATAAGGAAAAGTGGTAAGAAACATtagaggaaaaaatgaaatccatggaactTAACCAAGTTTGGAGTCTAGTGGACTTACCGCCGGGTCGAAAACTCATTGGGAATAAatgaattctcaaaattaaacgaaaggcggatggctcaatagatagatacaaagctcGCCTAGTGGCAAAAGGCTATACCcaacaagaaggtatagattatgaagaaaccttTTCGCCTGTTGTGAGGTTTACTTCAATCCATgtcattctagctatagtagcacacttagatctagaattgcatcagatggatgtcaaaataGCTTTTCTTAATGGAGAGCTCGATGAAAAAATCTACATGGATCAACCTGTAGGTTTTGTGGTAAAAGGCCAAGAGTgcaaagtatgcaagctctaaaaatctatatatggcctaaaacagtcatcaagacaatggtacttaaaatttcataaggcgatattgtcttataattttaagatgttagaacaagatcattgtgtttatgtgaaaagagctgatgacaaatttgtaattctatctctttatgtggatgatgtgcTGATAGCTGGGAGTGATTTGGAATACGtgataatcattaaaaattgattatctgtaaattttgacatgaaggatatgggtgaagcagattatattttaggaataaaaatcaaaaaggATCATTCAAAGAGACTTTTGGCTCTGTCACAAGAGcattatatccaaaagattctagaacgatTCAATATGGGAAACTGCAAGCCCGTAGATAATCCTGTGTCAAAAGGCGATTCATTGAGCTAAGAtttgtgtccaaagactcaaaacgaAAGAAATAAAATGTCTCTAGTACCATATTCAAATGCGGTTGGAAGTCTCATGTACGCGATGATGTGTACTCGTCCTGATATATGCTTTACTATCAgattggttagtcgatattAATCGAATCTAGGAAGGGAACACTGGAAGGCTGTaaagaggatattgagatatctgaaaggcactgtagattattgtttatgctaccAAGGAAAGGATTTGCGTATCATTGGCTATTCAGATGCTGACTGGGGTGGTGATTTGGACCAACGCAAATCAACTTTAGGTTATGCTTTTTTACTCCAAAATGGCGCTATATCTTAgagcagtaagaaacaaacGTGCATAGCCTTATCTACAATGGAAGTAGAATTTGTAGCATATTCTGCTGCTATGCAAGAAGTTGTTTGGTTGAAAagttttttgagaatttgggtaTATTGGATGCAGCAGTTGGTCCCATAGTTatgcattgtgataatcaagctgcgatagctttcacaaaggatcccaaattccacaatagaaccaaacatatcgacaccagatataactttgtcagagacatcatttcgaagaaggaagtgatggtacaatatatttctacgcaTAACATGATTGCTGATCCTCTAACTAAACCGAtctcaagagatgtatatcttgcacatgttaagtcCCTTGGTTTGTgtagaatatgatagatgacttgttgagtatttattgtacttgtaacacaacgttagaacatcaaaaaatttgaatttattttgtgtttgaattcatggtgtttatggatatacacattgtttattttgaaatctcaacaagatgataatgtcgcacaagtttgattggctctctcacacgagcaatcgcctttgacgCTGAGGAGAgcgtgcaaagatgagacatatttcttgaggTTGATACCGCTAAAAGAGCACActtagaaaatgagaattgctcaagaaataaattatttgatatgtcgccttgatgattaatcaagatgatgtcatgacttgatagatttgaaaatgactgATTTGGATCCcccacatccaaataacttgtgaatgccaaatgtgagtttttaatagataaagatACCTACAAGATTGGAGAAATGATTAggaactcaggttaggcgctgAGTGCAAcaactgaactaagatctatacaatgttggtaatgacattttgaaaagatacacattgtagcacatgattcataccatgtgtgcatgaATAAGATGCCCGTTTAAAGTAGTGGAAagatgaatccctgctccttcactatgtgagactttatgaggattacctcatgatggtaccctttgactctttgctgttatttgatgtttattcttagtattgctatcttagcttggaacctatgaccatgaatgattcggtctatggaacatgattAGAAAagtagctaagtttaaattgagaattccaagtagatgaggaagacttatatattacgtgtgtccattggccggtcgatcatgtcactcatacaggagattagacttgatcatggatacataagaatataacacaataataaatgagagattaaagggagctagtgttatcgagtaagtctggggtgttGCGAGACTaacgttttatttttattttgggttgaagcgactatgttattcctaacagatacatagtaaattagctcccaagtacAGGTTGCTCATaaggtcgcacgacacatttgctaGTATGAATTGCTTTGTTCTGTAAGATTTCTGTAGAAGAGTATTGTGATTCAGATCACCCCATCATGTGTGAATGAgagatattggatccggtccacccatgattggttgacccgatccattagggttacaAATTCAAGACTAACCTATGATATGCAATATTCCAATATTGCCTTTGGcggttattaaaaataactgccactctctctcttatttaataaaagcGTAACTTTCATTGGGAGGTTGAGAGAGGCAGAAAAAACACTTACGCTAAAACAGAAAAGGAATACAGTACTCTTCAAATCAATTCTCTGGAAGAATTCTTGCAGTAACGAGAAAGCAAAATCagcaaagtgtgttgtggatACTCCCAAGAGTGCATCGAATCGCCAAATCATCATCGATTGTCAGATTCAGTAAACCGGGTATACTTTCTGTGATCTTggaattaatattgtttatgcTTACAAGTTGATTCTAACTCTTGTGAATTCAAACATTATCAAAGTAAATGAGATCCTAATTTCATAGCTCATTTAACTTTGCATATCATGAAAATCCTTAGTCCTTTTGATTGGGGCAAAAATCTTTCAAGACCAAAAAATTTTTTCCAAATGTTTGATCCTCTTGGTTGTACAAATTATGATTACCAAAATGCATGGTTCTATGTTCCTCTTTGTCAAAATAATCAATTCAGGCACTCATAATtgatttactttaaaaaaaaacacaattttcaaaTTCCTATTCTTCTTTATCCAATAATGAAGGTTATTTGGTCTTATACCAGATATCTTCCTATAAATTGTACAAGAATCTTACAAACTTTTctaaacaaatttcaaatttttcaaagaGAAGCCTATTTTCAAACGATTCTTCATTTCTCATGAAGATTTCACCTATCATGGATTCTTTTATGGGATTATGCAATTGTTGGTTCAAGCACCCAAGTATCCCAATTGATAAGAAAGTTCAAAGTAAAATAGTGGGAAAAGTATGATTGTTCTCATgtcacaaaacaaaaaattcaatcttattTATCTAACACTCTTCAAATAACAAATGCAATTAATCCAGAAATTGCAAAGTTTCTCCAAGGCAAATCAATGTCTTTATCTTCCTTAGCTATATCTCAATCAAAAGAAGAACTCAAGCTCcaactaaaaaatttgttattccAATTATAGGATGAAAAAGAGTCTAGCAATGAAAGCTCAAATTCATCAGTCAACTA
This sequence is a window from Mangifera indica cultivar Alphonso chromosome 20, CATAS_Mindica_2.1, whole genome shotgun sequence. Protein-coding genes within it:
- the LOC123204812 gene encoding uncharacterized protein LOC123204812, which codes for MHYILDEQDALEVVNQVMEEPQLNEGQNPNNAQHKHDMDAYNSWKKKDSTARGILISSMNDDIAYQYEQFETTNAIWVALKEKFGGTTVSKLRQLTIKFDTYKKVPNKPMKQHLREMSNMITELKKAGYEMTDEQQVQAVIRSLPDS